One genomic window of Misgurnus anguillicaudatus chromosome 12, ASM2758022v2, whole genome shotgun sequence includes the following:
- the morn5 gene encoding MORN repeat-containing protein 5 isoform X2: MEFMGNSYNGDYHNGRMEGMGEYTFSTQTRYVGEMKDGMFHGKGVVHFPNGSKYEGTWENGICKQGKFTFSDGLEYEETDWDYCDGKDRRFYSERCNGLKPAGESQLTNQDPPRVIPDGCYDTGDGFYDPNTRVIKDYHDNFLRSADDEEHEWIVRTCRKSWDEFIGPYPRNSTQEEKREYPNTRKSCM; encoded by the exons ATGGAATTTATGGGTAACAGTTACAATGGGGATTACCACAATGGCAG GATGGAGGGGATGGGGGAGTACACATTTTCCACTCAGACCAGATATGTTGGAGAGATGAAAGACGGTATGTTCCATGGAAAAGGAGTGGTACACTTTCCCAATGGAAGTAAATATGAAGGAACCTGGGAGAATGGAATATGCAAACAG GGAAAGTTCACATTTTCAGATGGTCTGGAGTATGAAGAGACGGACTGGGATTACTGTGATGGCAAAGATAGACGGTTTTACTCTGAGAGGTGTAATGGCCTGAAACCAGCAG GAGAATCCCAGTTAACAAATCAGGACCCTCCGCGGGTCATCCCAGATGGTTGCTATGACACCGGTGATGGCTTTTATGATCCTAACACAAGAGTAATAAAAGACTATCATGACAATTTTCTCAGGAGCGCAG ACGATGAAGAACACGAGTGGATCGTGCGGACCTGCAGGAAGAGCTGGGATGAGTTCATTGGCCCCTATCCAAGAAACAGCACACAGGAGGAAAAGCGAGAATACCCAAACACAA GGAAATCCTGCATGTGA